A segment of the Cenarchaeum symbiosum A genome:
TCCGGCGTCGCCCTGTATTTCTCGGGTACCGGGAATGGCTCAACGGTGCCATGAAACGGCTCTTCGGTTTTTCGCATCTCCGATCCATCCGGCTCGCCCGGCATGTCAATTACTGCTTTTAGTATAATTTTAACGGGCACCTCGATTCCATCCGGCTTGCCCGGCATGTCATCTAGTTTAAACTCAAGGGGCATCTCAATTGTCTTGGCATGACTGTAAAGCATCTTCTCCTTTGCCTTCTTTTCTATCTTGTCTGGCATATGCCGTATTGTGCAAGCTGATATTTAATTGGTATGTAGGCTCAGACATTGGCGTTTGCCCGATCATTACTGATGCCAGGCCCTCGATCAATATGTTCTTCCTCCGCGCCTACAGGCACGTCAGAAGTGCGCCAAATATCATCATGCCATCAGGCGTCTTGAGCTGCTCCCTGCACCTCTGCCTCACCGCCTTGATGGCCGCCTCGGCCGAGTTGTTGGCGGACTCTGCATCCTTGTACCGGAGGAATATGAACAGGCGCGGCTCGGCCCTCTTCGGGGTGCCGGCAAAGGCGGAGCCGGACCGCTCGCAGGCCGCAATCAGGCCGCTCATCCGGTAATCAGGGCCTCCACCATGCTGTTTCTCAGGTTTTCAGTGGATCCCAGGTGGTAAAAATGCTCGTGCTTGTGAATGGCAAATCCGCTGAAATACCTGTCTATTGTATCGTTTCTGCGGTACTTGTTCTCGTACCATAGGGATAGGGCAAACCTTGTGCCCCTATCTATGAGAAACCCCGCCAGGTCTGCCATGTCTGATTCCGACCACGTATCGTAATAGTTTGCATGCCTGCCGTAATAGGGCGGGTCCAGATATGCAAAGTCATTATCCCGCATGCCCTCGAGGGCGCCGCGCCAGTCGGCCGTCTCAAAGCACCACTTGTTATCCCGGATGAGCCGCTCCACCGCATACACCTGGTTGACTATCTTTGTGATGTACGCCTTTGAGAATCTGCCGGGTTTTTTGCAAAAGGGCGTGTTGTACCCGCCTTTTGAGTTGAACCTGACCAGGCCGTTGAAGCCTGCCCTGTTCAGGAACAGAAAATCCAGCGGATCATGTGACGAGTTGAACCTGTCCCTTATTTCATAGTAATATGCGCCCCCTTCTTTAGCCAGCCTTTGGCCCTCTTTTTCCAGGTATCGCCTCACCGCATGATGTGTGATGGTCCCGCGGGAGATGCCCTGATAGAACCCTGCTATGTGCGGGTTGTGATCCGAGGCAGCTGCGCGCCCGGGCTGGATGTTGAACAGGACCACGCCCGAGCCCAGGAACGGCTCGAACCATCTCCCTTTCCCGTCCCAGCGTGCATTCTCCCGTATGAACGGGACGAGCTTGCTCTTTATCCCCTGTATCTTGATCGGGGGTATTATCCTGGGCTGTGCCGCCCGCACCGGGCCGGACTGCGGAATAGTTGATTGCATCATGGGGGCAATCAAATGCCCCCGTATTCAATGGATCCTCTGGCACGGAAGGGCTTTGTATCTGGCCTAGGCCTTTCCGGTTATGACTATCTTCATGGAGTCGGCGCCGCCCCGGGCGTGCTCAAACGCCCGCTGCGAATCCTCGAGCGGATACCTGTGGGTAATCAACGGCGATACGTCTATTCCCCCCGACGACATGAGCTTTAGCGCCTCCCTTGTATCCCTGTCCGATGCGGCATAGCTGCTAGCCAGGGTGACCTCTCTCGAATAGAGGCCCGCCATGTCGAGATTCATTGCAGCTCCAGTAGAGGGCACGCCAAACATGACTGCCGTGCCGCCCTTGCGGACCATCTGTATGCCCTCTTGTAAAGCCCCTATATTCCCTGTTGCCACCATCGCCACGTCTACTCCCCTGTTCTCTGTTCCATCTAGTATCTTGTCCATTCTATCGGGATCTGTTGCGCCTATGGGCTCGCCTACGTTGCATTTTCTGGCAAACTCGAGCCGGAACGGGTTTGTATCTATACAGAATACTTTGCTTGCGCCCATCGACTTTGCAAGCATCGCGTGCATCATGCCTGTGGCTCCCACGCCTATTATCCCTATAGCATCGCCCTCTGATATGGGGGCCTTTCTCCAGGCCCTAATGCAGCATGCAAGCGGCTCTATTAGCGCGGCATCCTCGAATGTTATCTTCTCTGGCAGCCGGATAATCCCGCCGTGCATTATATTGTGGCGGGGGACCACATATCTCTGGGCCAGCCCGCACGGGGAAAGGTTGCTTTTGGAATATTCTGTGCACATGGTCTCGCTGCCCCTTGTGCAGTAATGGCACGAATAGCACGGCACGTGATGGTGCGTGAACACGCGGTCGCCGCCGGATATTCCCCCTGCCCGGGATTGCACTACTGTTCCCGCGGGCTCGTGGCCGAGCCTCATGGACGGCTGCGAATAGCTTCCGTACACCCTTTCCACGTCGGAGCCGCATATACCGCAGGCGGCCATCTCTACTAGCACCTCGCCGGGCCCCGGCACGGGATCGTCCACCTCCCGCACCTCCACTGACTGGTCCGACACAAATGCAGCCTTCACGGCGGCAGGCCATTCCCGCGGATATATGTACATTCCATGCCTTGCCCGGGCCATGCATCTTCTTTAGTGCCTTGCATTGATGCCTGTTCCCGGATGATATACTTTCAGCAGCAGCCCCGCGCTTTATCCTGCATGGCCCCTGGCATTTTTACAGCATCGGCGCCTAGACGCCGAGTATCTTTTTTAGCATGGCCCTATAGTCCACGTCGGTCTTTGTGGCGCCGGCAGAGGGCAGCGCAAAGACCAGGGTGGATTTTTCTGCCCTCAGGGCGGTAAGCTGGTCGTTTATGGGCTCCGAGATATCGTCGCTTACTAGTACCAGGCCGACCTCGGGGTCGTCAGATAGCCTCTTTATCTCGCCGAGCGCCTTGTCGGGGGTGGTTATTACCCCCTGCACGCCTGCCAGGCGGAAGCTTGTCACAAACTGCCTGCTTCCTACCGTGATTATCTTCACGGGTGGAGTGGGGCGTAATTGCAATTTAACCGTTTATTGGGGCTTGAAACGGGCCCCTGTCTATTCCGGGGGGCGGGGCCGCCCGGGACTGCGGCATCCGGGGAGAGCCCCTGCTGCCTGATCTGGCCCTATCCAAGGGGGTTGTGCTTGTAGAACGGGTACTTTTCTATGACCGGCAATACTATCTTTTTATCCTTGACGTACCCGCTCGTTACATCGCCATACTTTGTAACCAGTATGAACTCTTTGGGCTCATCCTCGGAGA
Coding sequences within it:
- a CDS encoding site-specific DNA methylase (COG0338), with protein sequence MQSTIPQSGPVRAAQPRIIPPIKIQGIKSKLVPFIRENARWDGKGRWFEPFLGSGVVLFNIQPGRAAASDHNPHIAGFYQGISRGTITHHAVRRYLEKEGQRLAKEGGAYYYEIRDRFNSSHDPLDFLFLNRAGFNGLVRFNSKGGYNTPFCKKPGRFSKAYITKIVNQVYAVERLIRDNKWCFETADWRGALEGMRDNDFAYLDPPYYGRHANYYDTWSESDMADLAGFLIDRGTRFALSLWYENKYRRNDTIDRYFSGFAIHKHEHFYHLGSTENLRNSMVEALITG
- a CDS encoding L-iditol 2-dehydrogenase/threonine dehydrogenase (COG1063), producing MARARHGMYIYPREWPAAVKAAFVSDQSVEVREVDDPVPGPGEVLVEMAACGICGSDVERVYGSYSQPSMRLGHEPAGTVVQSRAGGISGGDRVFTHHHVPCYSCHYCTRGSETMCTEYSKSNLSPCGLAQRYVVPRHNIMHGGIIRLPEKITFEDAALIEPLACCIRAWRKAPISEGDAIGIIGVGATGMMHAMLAKSMGASKVFCIDTNPFRLEFARKCNVGEPIGATDPDRMDKILDGTENRGVDVAMVATGNIGALQEGIQMVRKGGTAVMFGVPSTGAAMNLDMAGLYSREVTLASSYAASDRDTREALKLMSSGGIDVSPLITHRYPLEDSQRAFEHARGGADSMKIVITGKA